The Pogona vitticeps strain Pit_001003342236 chromosome 3, PviZW2.1, whole genome shotgun sequence genome includes a window with the following:
- the TEX26 gene encoding testis-expressed protein 26 isoform X3, translating into MDGVERPLLPPIDGAAAAAAPASVVPAVPAWRPRSARTTAPPPPSPPAVGKIKWDPYETTMKHDFVFIPATDPEADCARAGKGYVIPFQVDEPTAKNIYKDEYCWKPYSKAEPIRSGSASGIRRNNPQPGERFLIWQMPREETLLPTDSLAPWTKTVTKQEIDEVLKKQYKTAYARDYLGVQPGDPRDVVVAAPDWKALVPRPPDTEFRRHYQPQVYDPDLRDFTWKYGCNAKRHIPVKGTVPTVTLAQIWNHERTKQMSTYQRDFGKDYQEIISVLNCLDPDEIKAYVDKSPQPGVCHKRPTRIFPEK; encoded by the exons ATGGACGGCGTTGAACGCCCTCTCCTGCCCCCGATTGACGGGGCCGCAGCAGCAGCGGCTCCCGCCTCCGTCGTCCCCGCGGTCCCCGCTTGGAGACCCCGGTCAGCCAGAACAACGGCGCCACCACCGCCATCGCCTCCTGCCG TAGGTAAAATAAAGTGGGACCCTTATGAAACAACAATGAAACATGATTTTGTCTTTATACCTGCAACAGATCCCGAAGCAGATTG TGCCAGAGCAGGGAAAGGTTATGTCATTCCCTTTCAAGTTGATGAACCCACTGCAAAGAATATCTACAAAGATGAATACTGTTGGAAACCTTATTCTAAAGCAGAACCCATAAGAAGTGGTTCTGCATCAGGTATAAGGAGAAACAATCCCCAGCCTGGAGAA CGTTTCCTGATTTGGCAGATGCCTCGAGAGGAAACACTACTGCCTACAGATAGTCTTGCACCTTGGACAAAAACTGTTACTAAACAAGAGATTGATGAAGTAttaaaaaagcaatataaaacagCATATGCCAGAGATTATTTAGGAGTACAACCTG GTGATCCAAGAGATGTCGTCGTTGCTGCTCCAGATTGGAAGGCATTGGTCCCGAGGCCTCCTGATACTGAATTCAGACGCCATTACCAGCCCCAAGTCTATGACCCTGACTTGAGGGACTTCACTTGGAAATATGGGTGTAATGCAAAGCGGCACATTCCAGTGAAAGGCACTG TTCCTACAGTGACACTGGCTCAAATCTGGAATCACGAACGCACTAAACAGATGTCCACGTACCAAAGAGATTTTGGGAAAGATTATCAAGAAATCATATCAGTTTTGAATTGTCTAGACCCAGATGAAATTAAAGCATATGTGGACAAATCTCCACAGCCAG